From a single Accipiter gentilis chromosome 10, bAccGen1.1, whole genome shotgun sequence genomic region:
- the LOC126043779 gene encoding keratin-associated protein 10-5-like, whose translation MRGGSKVLACLRPCLRPCLRPCLHPCLRLCLPAPTLACTSACSPACTLVCLHPCLPAPLPVPLPAPLPACTRPCLHFCLQPCLQPCLPAPLTAPLSAPLPAPLPAPLSACTPPCAPACTPPCAPACTLVCASACLHPCLHPCLHPCLPAPALACTSACSPACAPACLHPRLPAPSSACTPPCASACTPPCLHPSLPAPLSVPLPAPLPAPSSAYTLVCLRPCLPAPLPAAAQLLGGPGAVREAAAVAAVCPPSVTGSRGGGGKAASSWDRRFPGGDPEAPWGPGNGSSGRGGMVAPRGRAGAHRGRSARSVPSSHPRPRVTRGCTQSLRHPSPNSGRAHRGVPRNHGENQSERRGRIQRKEGGGGKTRSVVSPLGLDIKDALERNLWLLCSWDAEGGADRLK comes from the exons ATGCGGGGAG GGAGCAAGGTCCTTGCCTGCCTGCGCCCCTGCCTGCGCCCCTGCCTgcgcccctgcctgcacccctgcctgcgcctctgcctgcctgcacccacccttGCCTGCACTTCTgcttgcagccctgcctgcacccttgTCTGCCTGCACCCTTGTCTGCCTGCACCCTTGCCtgtgcccctgcctgcacccctccctgcctgcacccgccCTTGCCTGCACTTCTgcttgcagccctgcctgcaaccctgcctgcctgcacccctgacTGCACCCTTGTCTGCgcctctgcctgcacccctccctgcacccttgtctgcctgcacccctccctgtgcccctgcctgcacccctccctgtgcccctgcctgcacccttgtctgtgcctctgcctgcctgcacccctgcctgcacccctgcctgcacccctgcctgcctgcacccgcCCTTGCCTGCACTTCTGcttgcagccctgcctgcgcccctgcctgcctgcaccctcgTCTGCCTGCACCCTCGTCTGCCTGCACCCCTCCCTGCGCTTCTGCCTgcacccctccctgcctgcacccctccctgcctgcacccttgtctgtgcccctgcctgcacccttgCCTGCACCCTCGTCTGCCTACACCCTCGTCTGCCTgcgcccctgcctgcctgcacccctgcctgctgctgcgcAGCTCCTGGGTGGTCCCGGCGCGGTGCGGGAGGCGGCCGCGGTggctgctgtctgtcctccctccGTGAccgggtcccggggggggggggggaaggcagcatCCAGCTGGGACAGACGCTTCCCCGGGGGGGATCCTGAGGCTCCCTGGGGACCAGGGAACGGCTCCAGCGGACGTGGTGGGATGGTCGCACCCCGGGGCAGAGCGGGAGCCCACCGGGGGCGCTCGGCACGGTCGGTGCCGTCATCCCACCCGCGCCCACGGGTGACCCGTGGGTGCACGCAGAGCCTCCGCCACCCGTCACCCAACAGCGGGAGAGCCCACCGCGGGGTTCCGAGGAACCACGGCGAAAACCAGAGCGAGCGGCGTGGAAGAATACAgcggaaagaggggggggggggaaagacacGCTCCGTTGTGTCTCCGTTGGGTTTAGATATTAAGGATGCGTTGGAGAGGAACCTCTGGCTTTTGTGCTCGTGGGATGCCGAGGGCGGT GCAGATCGGTTGAAGTGA